Proteins encoded in a region of the Roseofilum casamattae BLCC-M143 genome:
- a CDS encoding transposase family protein translates to RQKYRGDKAYQGETRIETPHKKPKGKVLESAKKQENQRKARERIFVEHLIRRIKSFRIVAERFRLWRQNYSRIVRVVCGLVRWRIGALILES, encoded by the coding sequence AAAGACAGAAATATAGAGGAGATAAAGCTTACCAAGGAGAAACCAGAATTGAGACTCCTCACAAAAAGCCAAAAGGGAAAGTACTAGAGTCAGCAAAAAAACAGGAAAATCAGCGAAAAGCCAGAGAAAGGATTTTTGTTGAACACCTAATTAGACGGATAAAAAGCTTTAGAATAGTGGCAGAAAGATTCCGACTTTGGCGTCAGAACTACTCTCGAATAGTTCGAGTAGTATGTGGGTTAGTAAGATGGAGAATTGGGGCGCTAATTTTAGAGAGCTAA
- a CDS encoding helix-turn-helix domain-containing protein has product MSDIEEFLRQYPQETQRVLGINAEQLEKLTKIAKEKYQERKKQKTRLIKAGGGREAKLMLEEQIILTLFYLHNFPTFQILGIQFGVSESTAHKIFHEWLELLEELLPASLMEQLKKRRNQN; this is encoded by the coding sequence ATGAGTGATATTGAAGAATTTCTGCGACAATATCCCCAGGAAACCCAAAGAGTATTAGGTATTAATGCCGAGCAACTGGAAAAATTAACCAAGATAGCTAAAGAGAAATATCAGGAAAGAAAAAAACAAAAAACTAGACTGATAAAAGCTGGAGGAGGTAGGGAAGCGAAACTGATGTTAGAAGAGCAGATTATCTTAACTCTTTTCTATCTCCATAATTTCCCAACGTTTCAAATTTTAGGAATCCAGTTTGGAGTGAGTGAGTCTACGGCTCATAAAATTTTTCATGAATGGCTCGAATTATTAGAAGAATTACTTCCTGCGTCTCTGATGGAACAATTAAAAAAAAGGAGAAACCAGAATTGA